A single genomic interval of Eurosta solidaginis isolate ZX-2024a chromosome 3, ASM4086904v1, whole genome shotgun sequence harbors:
- the LOC137244555 gene encoding succinate--CoA ligase [ADP/GDP-forming] subunit alpha, mitochondrial-like produces MPKSKEIYKNKVLYKQHALEYGTKLVGCISLKKGGTTHLGLPVFASVAGAKKATDRHATVIYVVPPGAAAAILEALEAEMSLIFCITKVVPKHDRVRVKHALLRQKKSRLVRPNCSEIIAPERVI; encoded by the exons atgcctaaatcaaaggaaatctacaaaaacaaggtactttacaagcaacatgctttggaatacggtaccaaactggttggatgtatttccctaaaaaagggtggaactacgcatcttggtttgccagtatttgcttcg gtagccggagcaaaaaaggcaactgatcggcatgcaactgttatttatgtggtgccaccgggagctgctgctgctatcctagaagcattagaagcagaaatgtctttgattttttgcatcaccaaagttgtgccaaaacatgatagggttcgcgttaagcacgctctcttaaggcaaaaaaaatcgcgtctagtcaggcccaaTTGTTCAgaaatcatcgcaccagaaagg